A genome region from Bemisia tabaci chromosome 3, PGI_BMITA_v3 includes the following:
- the ND-B8 gene encoding NADH dehydrogenase [ubiquinone] 1 alpha subcomplex subunit 2 yields the protein MAARAIKFGSHLKELRLHLCQTGETSKGVRDFIQNHYVSLKSANPLFPILVREASGVEPRLYARYEFGKETHTSLANLPAEQVMAKIEQAANSK from the exons ATGGCAGCTCGTGCGATTAAATTTGGATCTCATCTAAAGGAACTAAGGCTTCATTTATGTCAAACTGGGGAAACTAGTAAAGGAGTAag GGACTTCATTCAGAATCACTATGTCTCATTGAAATCCGCCAATCCACTTTTCCCTATTCTTGTCCGAGAAGCAAGTGGAGTTGAGCCTCGATTATACGCCAGATATG AATTTGGCAAAGAAACTCACACGTCACTAGCAAATTTACCTGCTGAGCAAGTTATGGCTAAAATTGAGCAAGCTGcaaactcaaaataa
- the LOC109030806 gene encoding uncharacterized protein, which yields MEESYRPSAREDTSFQANDIPESPSQQLHEQLGHGFQDKRITLNNLAAEIEALERKLQERQQYHAAIAAENDRLLHSVLEAKKASIEEYKKEETEVAEEVAALRKHTKSLMATIKSEKAVSLSNLSMYEDTVGAMCNLFLDKRMSYELHEVEVATQDLEQLKIDNHGSIGVIHVTMQETMTRKEAVHKAYLEMEDAIFKPSQRLMDENVQQTNCKYLENQKLSEKIENIECYLRDREPL from the exons ATGGAAGAATCTTACCGTCCATCAGCAAGAGAGGATACGTCCTTCCAGGCCAATGACATACCTGAATCTCCTAGCCAGCAACTTCATGAACAACTTGGCCATGGTTTTCAAGATAAG agaatcaCATTAAATAACCTGGCTGCAGAAATTGAAGCTCTCGAGAGGAAATTGCAGGAGAGACAACAATATCATGCTGCCATCGCTGCCGAAAACGACCGATTACTTCATA GTGTTTTAGAGGCAAAAAAAGCATCAATCGAAGAATACAAGAAAGAAGAAACAGAGGTAGCAGAGGAGGTTGCCGCCCTTAGGAAGCATACAAAAAGTTTGATGGCCACAATCAAGAGTGAAAAAGCAGTCTCGCTCTCCAATCT GTCAATGTACGAGGATACAGTTGGAGCTATGTGTAATCTCTTCCTGGACAAGCGCATGTCCTAT GAACTACACGAGGTAGAAGTGGCAACCCAAGATTTAGAACAGTTGAAAATTGACAATCATGGAAGTATTGGCGTCATCCATGTGACGATGCAagaaacaatgacaagaaaggAGGCTGTACACAAGGCTTATTTGGAGATGGAAGATGCTATTTTCAAACCATCCCAGCGGCTAAT GGATGAGAATGTGCAACAGACTAATTGTAAATACCTTGAAAATCAGAAACtcagtgaaaaaattgaaaacattgaatgCTACCTGAGAGATCGAGAACCCCTCTGA
- the Polr2F gene encoding DNA-directed RNA polymerases I, II, and III subunit RPABC2 — MADEDFEPDDIADEFEEDDQMEEDIADNEEEAENIEILPAAEGGSVNKANRITTRYMTKYERARVLGTRALQIAMCAPVMVELEGETDPLQIAMKELKQRKIPIIIRRYLPDHSYEDWSIDELIIIDT, encoded by the exons ATGGCTGACGAAGATTTTGAACCCGATGA CATTGCAGACGAATTTGAAGAAGATGACCAGATGGAAGAGGATATTGCAGATAATGAG GAGGAGGCAGAAAACATTGAAATTCTTCCTGCTGCAGAAGGCGGTAGTGTGAACAAAGCCAATCGGATCACAACACGGTATATGACAAA GTATGAACGAGCCAGAGTATTGGGAACGCGTGCTCTACAAATTGCTATGTGTGCTCCCGTCATGGTTGAACTTGAAGGGGAAACAGACCCCCTACAAATTGCAATGAAAGAGTTGAAACAGCGGAAAATCCCCATCATCATTCGGCGGTATTTACCAGATCACAGCTACGAGGACTGGAGCATTGATGAGCTGATCATCATAGACACATAA